TCTCTTGAAGAGCTTTGAGCGGCTTGAGAAGAGCCGAGGCGAAGAATCGCCTTCCTGGGTGTTTCCCGTGCGCAAGGCGGGGCTGGCGCGCTTTGCGGAAACAGGATTCCCAACGCTGCGCGATGAAGACTGGCTCTACACCAACGTGGCGCCGATCGCGAATCTCCCTTTCCAGCCGATCTTGGATTTTGCGCCGCGTGACGTGGCTTCCGGATCCGTGGATCAGTTGCCCCTCGGCAAGTTGGGCGGCGTCAGATTGGTCTTCGTCAACGGAAGTTTTGTTTCCGATCTTTCAGTTCTTCCACAGAAGAACTCTCGTCTCCGGGTCGAAAACCTGAAAACTGCCCTCATCAAGGAACCGAACTTATTGGAGATGCATTTCGCGAAGTCAGCCCGCGTCGATGACAACCCTTTTACAGCGCTGAACACGGCGTTCTTTCAAGACGGCGCCTTCGTTCATGCAACACCGGACAGCACACTCGAAGAGCCCATTGTGCTGTTCTTCATTTCCACGGCCACCGGCCTTGGAAACACTTCTCACCCGCGAAACTTGATTCTTGCTGAAAATGGTTCCCGACTCACGGTCCTGGAGTGCTATGCCCAAATCGGCGAGCCAACCGGTTTCACGAACGCGGTGACGGAGGTGGTGGTTGGAGAAAGCGCGGCGGTGGAATACTGCAAATTTCAGGATGAGAGTCCGGAGGCGTTTCACGTCGCGTCAATCCACGCCCACCTTGGCGCCAGGTGCAATTTCACAGCGCACTCGGTCGCTACGGGCGCGCGGCTGTCCCGCAACAATATTCGGGTCAAAATGGATGGCGAAGCGAGCGACTGCGTGTTGAACGGCCTGTACCTCACGAAGGGCGATCAATTGTGCGACCACCACATGATCGTCGAGCATGCCAAACCTCACTGCACCAGCCACGAGTATTTCAACGGCATCATGGACGGACGTTCCCGCGGGGTTTTTCACGGCCGGATTCTGGTCCGGCCGGAAGCGCAGAAG
This genomic window from Verrucomicrobiota bacterium contains:
- the sufD gene encoding Fe-S cluster assembly protein SufD translates to MIATPQNRETSVADPLLKSFERLEKSRGEESPSWVFPVRKAGLARFAETGFPTLRDEDWLYTNVAPIANLPFQPILDFAPRDVASGSVDQLPLGKLGGVRLVFVNGSFVSDLSVLPQKNSRLRVENLKTALIKEPNLLEMHFAKSARVDDNPFTALNTAFFQDGAFVHATPDSTLEEPIVLFFISTATGLGNTSHPRNLILAENGSRLTVLECYAQIGEPTGFTNAVTEVVVGESAAVEYCKFQDESPEAFHVASIHAHLGARCNFTAHSVATGARLSRNNIRVKMDGEASDCVLNGLYLTKGDQLCDHHMIVEHAKPHCTSHEYFNGIMDGRSRGVFHGRILVRPEAQKTDAKQTNKNLLLSDGATANTKPQLEIYADDVKCTHGATIGQLNDDSIFYLRARGIGLETARRMLIHAFAGEIVERIQCAAARKELDDLIWDRLEQNPHVAERR